In Streptomyces sp. SID8374, one genomic interval encodes:
- a CDS encoding DEAD/DEAH box helicase, translating to MSMPLSGLDAFATHKALVDAYLRYYDTAFRLRDDALQAERRALLDQPGGVFADPFVELRPEYALTGHNIAESAKAAGAPAELAGFAERGLFEEGMQLYTHQERALASTMAAGRNAVITAGTGSGKTEAFLLPILADLLRESVDWKGAPAVLNRWWERASTDYRPQREGETGHAPAVRAMILYPMNALVDDQLVRLRRALDSDLVREWLEEHRQGHRFYFGRFTGSTPVTGGPDQRFAVDELRTYLKTTAARSERARKAAEESGKEDVRYFAPRLDGAEMRSRWDMYHASPDILITNYSMLNVMLQRSRDEDFFRSTEQWLDSYDDARFTLVLDELHMYRGTQGTETAYLIRNLVHRLGLSRRPEKLRILAASASLDETRDTDRLFLQEFFAADEGSFHFIPGEAAPRAQGPENISAAAAQLAEYSRTKPDPVEAAQLLATTRAADALASALGAGSSAPSVPSMAAASLARKLFPANSKEEADLALHGTATAIRAAAAAGASSLPRIRIHLFFRNVAGMWACTDRQCPEVPTLLMHSERLVGRIYSVPRASCDCGARVLELLYCQSCGEAMFGGYAPQNATGGNLFNSVLLPDSPDLSRVPDQTGKERTAANYVVYWPSTKPQRADDDAEWSADKGSVTFAFRRSVYDPASGHLRNREAGFTGWTFHVSTPADKKSGQSRLALSSLPPFPTRSPCCGADWERRYAKDRTRRPITDPVRLTSPVRTMRTGFEKINQVLSDELAEQFTDPAERKLIVFTDSRQDAAKLSAGMELRHYQDLVRLLALDELGKSAAIAEDVAAVRDAGGAQSPDIADAIERLRTRNKNDLSALRLALMDGDEHAAAAAGERLSSPPTLDSLAKVHVNTRLLSLGVNPAGPKPSVQRVQNQPWHELFDWEQQPPVLQANTSDAAQAALSSEDGLLENTLEALFSGAGRDIESLGLGSVTPAPATPDRDGLGRASLRILAELRRFTSLREGRDKPPPRLKEFWAGVAERQGMHPDDVQAAAEAAWGSGTVRDYLIDPRKTAVQPSPGHSWTCTHCGRRHLTPSAGTCTRCRSQLLIHSAPDANPEASDYYAWKAASGRAAFRLNCAELTGQTDRLDAQSRQARFQQVFLNDPPEVPLVHGIDLLSVTTTMEAGVDIGPLSAVLMANMPPSRFNYQQRVGRAGRRSSPVAAALTVCRGRSHDEHYFANPSSITNDPTPPPYLTLERPEILERAMAAEVLRLAFRSLDTHGGSGSVHGEFGKARDWAAALPDVRDWLDQQSSVLAATAQALTAFTPLQSADLLGSQWRERLLRRITEVAAMPAGAEELSERLAHAGVLPMFGFPTRVRQLYLDVPQKRFPWPPGNTIDRDIAMSVSQFAPGSEVVKDGKVYTVTGITDFEPLPRGVRPVAEPLEHPRVVGLCRVCNHVEKTPSSSEGTCPTCEADDYDVVDLREPAGFRASAPRDFDGVFAWTPNTVSSRAAANLLTLRFASWEEAHVYSGPGERYIINDNNGDLFSLRRAAGPWGGYLATGMNTGDQQQVALGAVLPTDFFFLGPVSAVDEAHSYRLNLTPTAPAYGGDISQGRRAAWYSLAFLLRSAAAQFLDVGRQELLAGIHAGPHPDGPVAYAFLADALENGAGFSTHLGSPQVIAEFMQAVHTYLDALRQTEHAGICTSSCPRCLRDYSNMAYHSLLDWRLAGDLLTVLSGGLASTSADRARRSLTGLQKMLKGTLLNGGLPGLAFASGGGLRHAVVAKHPLHMCEMDAVSTDLQPALDAALEYTQDAGRIVVADWFTLEKSPMQIIEQLQGL from the coding sequence ATGAGCATGCCCCTGTCCGGCCTGGACGCCTTCGCCACCCACAAAGCCCTGGTCGACGCCTACCTGCGCTACTACGACACAGCCTTCCGGCTCCGCGACGACGCCCTCCAGGCCGAGCGCCGGGCCCTGCTCGATCAGCCCGGCGGTGTCTTCGCCGACCCGTTCGTCGAGCTCCGGCCCGAGTACGCCCTCACGGGGCACAACATCGCCGAGTCGGCCAAGGCCGCCGGTGCCCCCGCCGAACTGGCGGGATTCGCAGAGCGCGGGCTCTTCGAGGAGGGCATGCAGCTCTACACCCACCAGGAACGGGCTCTGGCGAGCACGATGGCCGCCGGGCGGAACGCGGTGATCACTGCGGGCACCGGATCCGGGAAGACCGAAGCGTTCCTTCTGCCTATTTTGGCCGATCTGCTGCGCGAGTCAGTGGATTGGAAGGGGGCCCCCGCCGTACTCAACCGGTGGTGGGAGCGGGCTTCTACGGACTACCGCCCGCAGCGGGAGGGCGAGACCGGGCACGCCCCTGCGGTCCGGGCGATGATCCTCTACCCGATGAACGCACTCGTCGACGACCAGCTCGTCAGGCTCAGGCGCGCCCTGGACAGCGACCTGGTCCGCGAGTGGCTTGAAGAGCACCGGCAGGGCCACCGCTTCTACTTCGGGCGCTTCACCGGCAGCACCCCCGTCACCGGAGGCCCGGACCAGCGCTTCGCCGTCGACGAGCTACGCACCTACCTAAAGACCACCGCCGCCCGCAGCGAGCGAGCCCGCAAGGCCGCCGAGGAGAGTGGCAAGGAGGACGTTCGCTACTTCGCCCCCCGCCTGGACGGAGCGGAGATGCGCAGCCGGTGGGACATGTACCACGCGTCCCCCGACATCTTGATCACGAACTACTCCATGCTCAACGTGATGCTCCAGCGCAGCCGCGACGAGGACTTCTTCCGCAGCACCGAACAGTGGCTGGACTCGTACGACGACGCCCGGTTCACCCTGGTGTTGGACGAGCTCCACATGTACCGCGGGACGCAGGGCACCGAGACCGCGTACCTGATCCGCAATCTCGTGCACCGGCTCGGCCTGAGCCGACGCCCCGAGAAGCTCCGCATCCTCGCCGCATCCGCCTCGCTGGACGAGACCCGCGATACGGACCGCCTCTTCCTCCAGGAGTTCTTCGCCGCGGACGAAGGCTCCTTCCACTTCATCCCCGGAGAGGCCGCGCCCCGCGCCCAGGGCCCCGAGAACATCTCTGCGGCGGCCGCCCAGCTGGCGGAGTACTCCCGTACGAAACCCGATCCAGTTGAGGCCGCCCAGCTGCTCGCCACGACCCGCGCGGCGGACGCGCTGGCCAGCGCGCTTGGCGCCGGATCGAGCGCGCCCTCCGTTCCGTCGATGGCCGCCGCCTCCCTAGCCAGGAAGCTCTTCCCTGCCAACAGCAAGGAGGAAGCCGACCTGGCCCTGCACGGCACGGCGACCGCCATCCGCGCTGCGGCGGCTGCCGGAGCCAGTAGTCTGCCCCGGATCCGTATCCACCTCTTCTTCCGCAACGTCGCGGGAATGTGGGCCTGCACTGACCGCCAGTGCCCTGAGGTTCCCACCCTGCTCATGCACTCCGAACGACTCGTCGGCAGGATCTACTCCGTCCCGCGCGCGTCCTGCGACTGCGGCGCCCGTGTCCTGGAGCTGCTCTACTGCCAGTCCTGCGGTGAGGCGATGTTCGGCGGCTATGCCCCTCAGAACGCCACCGGAGGCAATCTCTTCAATTCTGTCCTGCTCCCCGACAGCCCCGACCTCTCCCGGGTTCCCGACCAGACGGGCAAGGAGCGCACGGCGGCCAACTACGTCGTCTATTGGCCGTCCACGAAGCCCCAGCGCGCTGACGACGACGCCGAGTGGAGCGCGGACAAGGGCAGTGTCACCTTCGCCTTCCGGCGCAGCGTCTACGATCCGGCCAGCGGACACCTGCGCAACCGGGAAGCCGGTTTCACCGGCTGGACCTTCCACGTAAGCACTCCTGCAGACAAGAAGTCCGGCCAGTCCAGGCTCGCCCTCTCCTCCCTCCCGCCTTTCCCCACCCGCAGCCCCTGCTGCGGAGCCGACTGGGAGCGCCGCTACGCCAAGGACCGCACGCGCAGGCCCATCACGGACCCCGTACGGCTGACCTCGCCCGTACGGACGATGAGGACCGGTTTTGAGAAGATCAACCAGGTGCTGTCGGACGAGCTGGCTGAGCAGTTCACCGACCCCGCCGAACGCAAGCTGATCGTCTTCACCGACAGTCGGCAGGACGCCGCGAAGCTCTCTGCGGGCATGGAGCTGCGCCACTACCAGGACCTCGTCCGTCTCCTCGCCCTGGACGAACTCGGAAAGTCCGCCGCCATCGCCGAGGACGTCGCCGCCGTCCGTGATGCGGGAGGAGCACAGTCGCCAGACATTGCCGACGCCATCGAGCGCCTCCGCACGCGGAACAAGAACGATCTGAGTGCCCTGCGTCTGGCACTGATGGACGGCGACGAACACGCCGCAGCCGCAGCGGGAGAACGGCTCTCCTCCCCTCCGACGCTCGACTCCCTGGCCAAGGTGCACGTCAACACGCGCCTGCTCTCCCTAGGAGTCAACCCCGCCGGCCCAAAACCGAGTGTGCAGCGTGTCCAGAACCAGCCCTGGCACGAGCTCTTCGACTGGGAGCAGCAGCCTCCCGTACTCCAGGCGAACACCTCGGACGCGGCGCAGGCCGCCCTCAGCTCTGAAGACGGCCTCCTGGAGAACACCCTCGAAGCCTTGTTCTCCGGCGCTGGCCGCGACATCGAGTCGCTCGGCCTGGGCTCGGTCACCCCTGCGCCAGCCACACCGGACCGCGACGGCCTCGGCCGAGCGAGCCTTCGGATCCTCGCCGAACTTCGCCGCTTCACCAGTCTCCGCGAAGGCAGGGACAAGCCCCCGCCACGGCTCAAGGAATTCTGGGCAGGCGTCGCCGAACGTCAGGGCATGCATCCCGACGACGTACAGGCTGCGGCGGAAGCCGCCTGGGGCAGCGGCACCGTACGCGACTACCTCATCGACCCGAGGAAGACGGCTGTACAGCCCTCTCCTGGCCACTCCTGGACGTGCACCCACTGCGGACGCCGTCACCTCACGCCGAGCGCCGGAACCTGCACGCGGTGCCGCAGCCAGCTCCTCATCCATTCGGCGCCCGACGCAAACCCCGAGGCGAGCGACTACTACGCCTGGAAGGCCGCCAGCGGCCGCGCCGCCTTCCGCCTGAACTGCGCCGAGCTGACGGGGCAGACCGATCGCCTCGATGCCCAGTCACGCCAGGCCCGCTTTCAGCAGGTCTTCCTCAACGACCCGCCTGAGGTTCCGCTCGTGCACGGGATCGACCTTCTGTCGGTCACCACCACGATGGAAGCCGGCGTAGACATCGGGCCGCTCTCCGCAGTCCTGATGGCCAACATGCCGCCGAGCCGCTTCAACTACCAGCAGCGGGTCGGACGCGCGGGCCGCCGCTCCTCTCCCGTGGCGGCCGCCCTCACGGTCTGCCGGGGACGCAGCCACGACGAGCACTATTTCGCGAACCCGTCGTCCATCACCAACGACCCCACGCCCCCGCCCTATCTCACCCTCGAGCGTCCGGAGATCCTGGAACGCGCCATGGCCGCCGAGGTTCTGCGCCTCGCGTTCCGCAGCCTCGACACCCATGGCGGCTCGGGCAGCGTGCACGGCGAGTTCGGCAAGGCCAGGGACTGGGCTGCCGCCCTGCCTGACGTACGGGACTGGCTCGACCAGCAGAGCAGCGTTCTGGCCGCGACGGCACAGGCCCTCACCGCCTTCACCCCGCTCCAGTCCGCCGACCTCCTCGGAAGCCAGTGGCGGGAAAGGCTGCTGCGCCGCATCACCGAGGTGGCCGCTATGCCCGCAGGCGCCGAGGAGCTCAGCGAGCGGCTGGCGCATGCGGGCGTGCTGCCCATGTTCGGCTTCCCGACCCGCGTCCGGCAGCTCTACCTGGACGTCCCGCAGAAGAGGTTTCCGTGGCCGCCCGGCAACACCATCGACCGTGACATTGCCATGTCCGTCTCACAGTTCGCACCGGGCAGCGAGGTGGTCAAGGACGGCAAGGTTTACACCGTCACCGGCATCACCGATTTCGAGCCCCTGCCCAGGGGCGTGAGGCCCGTCGCGGAACCACTGGAACACCCCCGGGTCGTGGGCCTGTGCCGCGTCTGCAACCACGTCGAGAAGACGCCGTCCAGCAGCGAGGGCACCTGCCCGACCTGCGAGGCCGACGACTACGACGTCGTTGACCTGCGGGAACCCGCCGGGTTCCGGGCCAGTGCTCCGCGCGACTTCGACGGGGTCTTCGCCTGGACTCCGAACACGGTCTCGTCCCGGGCAGCCGCGAACCTCTTGACCCTCCGCTTCGCCTCCTGGGAGGAAGCACACGTCTACTCCGGACCGGGCGAGCGGTACATCATCAACGACAATAACGGCGACCTGTTCTCATTGCGCCGCGCAGCGGGCCCCTGGGGCGGGTACCTCGCCACAGGAATGAACACCGGCGACCAGCAGCAGGTGGCCCTGGGCGCCGTCCTGCCCACGGACTTCTTCTTCCTAGGCCCGGTCTCCGCTGTCGACGAGGCTCACAGCTACCGGCTCAACCTCACCCCTACTGCCCCCGCCTACGGCGGCGACATCAGCCAGGGCAGGCGGGCCGCCTGGTACTCGCTCGCGTTCCTCCTGCGCAGCGCTGCCGCCCAGTTCCTCGATGTCGGCCGACAGGAACTGCTGGCCGGAATCCACGCCGGACCGCACCCAGACGGCCCTGTCGCCTACGCCTTCCTGGCCGATGCCCTGGAGAACGGTGCGGGCTTCAGCACGCACCTCGGCAGCCCGCAGGTGATCGCCGAGTTCATGCAGGCCGTCCATACCTACCTGGACGCGCTGAGGCAGACCGAGCATGCGGGAATCTGCACTTCCTCGTGCCCCCGCTGCCTGCGCGACTACTCGAACATGGCCTACCACTCCCTACTCGACTGGCGGCTCGCCGGTGACCTGCTGACTGTCCTGTCAGGCGGTCTCGCCAGCACCTCCGCCGACCGCGCCCGCCGGTCCCTGACCGGCCTCCAGAAGATGTTGAAGGGCACCCTCCTCAACGGGGGCCTGCCCGGACTGGCCTTCGCTTCGGGCGGGGGCCTGCGCCACGCCGTGGTGGCGAAGCATCCGCTCCACATGTGCGAAATGGACGCGGTGAGCACCGACCTCCAGCCCGCGCTGGATGCCGCGCTTGAGTACACGCAAGACGCGGGTCGGATCGTCGTCGCAGACTGGTTCACCTTGGAGAAGAGCCCCATGCAGATCATCGAGCAGCTCCAGGGACTCTGA
- a CDS encoding DUF6444 domain-containing protein: MPPRDAASKGVRPPNGHRDRSHRARRDLEAPLSNSYSTLSEELAVANERLTARLSEVERRLGLNSANSSMPPSSENFGRPEKKAAPRSRRKRGRQPGAGD; encoded by the coding sequence GTGCCACCCCGTGATGCAGCGTCCAAAGGCGTCCGGCCACCGAATGGCCACCGAGACCGGTCGCACCGGGCTCGACGTGACCTGGAAGCTCCTTTGTCGAACTCCTACAGCACCCTATCCGAGGAGTTGGCAGTGGCCAATGAGCGGTTGACCGCGCGGCTGTCGGAGGTGGAGCGGCGTCTTGGCCTCAACTCGGCCAACTCCTCGATGCCGCCCTCGTCGGAAAATTTCGGGCGGCCGGAGAAGAAGGCGGCACCCAGGAGCAGACGCAAGAGGGGCCGTCAGCCCGGGGCTGGCGACTAG
- a CDS encoding serine/threonine-protein kinase, protein MAGDPERIGPCPLLGRLGAGGTGRVYLARSAGGRTVAVKVVHEEHISNGEFRARFRREIEAARRVGGRYTAPVLDADPDADHPWVATGYAPGPSLEQAVREHGPLPAESVHALAEGLLRALRGIHAAGIVHRDLKPSNVLLTVDGPRVIDFGIARALQVSVESLLTSTGMVIGSPGFMAPEQILGEETGTGADVFALGCVLVYAATGQLPFGNGASNQHAVMYRIVESAPDLTRVGDARLRELMGRCLTKKAAERPGVEALLADAGTSESPGATLRAGAWLPPQLLARLARQAAVLLDADVPRGETEAAVAAGSVAVGGLSREP, encoded by the coding sequence GTGGCCGGCGATCCGGAACGGATCGGGCCCTGCCCGCTCCTCGGCCGACTCGGCGCGGGCGGCACGGGCCGGGTCTATCTGGCCCGTTCGGCGGGCGGCCGGACGGTCGCGGTGAAGGTCGTCCACGAGGAGCACATCTCCAACGGGGAGTTCCGGGCCCGCTTCCGCCGCGAGATCGAGGCGGCCCGCCGCGTCGGCGGCCGCTACACCGCCCCCGTCCTGGACGCGGACCCGGACGCCGACCACCCGTGGGTGGCCACCGGCTATGCGCCCGGACCCTCGTTGGAACAGGCCGTACGGGAACACGGCCCGCTCCCCGCCGAGTCCGTACACGCCCTGGCCGAAGGCCTGTTGCGGGCGCTGCGCGGCATCCACGCCGCCGGAATCGTGCACCGCGACCTGAAGCCCTCCAACGTCCTGCTCACCGTCGACGGCCCCCGCGTCATCGACTTCGGCATCGCCCGCGCACTCCAGGTCTCCGTCGAGTCGCTGCTCACCAGCACCGGCATGGTCATCGGCTCGCCCGGTTTCATGGCGCCCGAGCAGATCCTCGGCGAGGAGACCGGTACGGGGGCGGACGTCTTCGCGCTCGGCTGCGTACTGGTGTACGCGGCCACGGGGCAGCTGCCGTTCGGGAACGGGGCGAGCAACCAGCACGCCGTGATGTACCGGATCGTCGAGTCCGCACCGGACCTCACCCGGGTGGGCGACGCCCGGCTACGCGAACTGATGGGCCGCTGCCTAACCAAGAAGGCTGCTGAACGTCCGGGCGTGGAAGCGCTGTTGGCGGATGCCGGTACGTCGGAGAGCCCGGGCGCCACGCTGCGCGCCGGGGCGTGGCTGCCACCGCAGCTCCTGGCCCGCCTGGCGCGACAGGCGGCGGTGCTGCTGGACGCGGATGTGCCGAGGGGGGAGACCGAGGCTGCGGTGGCGGCGGGATCTGTTGCCGTAGGGGGGTTGAGCCGGGAGCCGTGA
- a CDS encoding 4'-phosphopantetheinyl transferase superfamily protein, which produces MHYAVGRSEEVLGALPVAVRDRAAASRLPPWRAEEYAAARTLLRALLREVGADLEGGPVAAHPSGRPYLPARPDLGVSLSHSSGWVAAAVGRDRDVGVDVQTPVRASDRLLRLCCSRADAEALAAMPENRRRSEFAWIFTVQEACVKTVGRGLSGRPWSVPVALGQQAGAWGRVSWRAPREGEPVPVGCAWNERLAACS; this is translated from the coding sequence GTGCACTACGCCGTCGGCCGGAGTGAGGAGGTGCTGGGCGCGCTGCCCGTCGCGGTGCGGGACCGGGCGGCGGCATCGCGGTTGCCGCCGTGGCGTGCGGAGGAGTACGCCGCTGCGCGGACCCTGCTGCGCGCCCTGCTGCGGGAGGTCGGCGCGGACCTGGAGGGCGGGCCGGTTGCCGCACACCCGAGCGGCCGGCCCTACCTGCCCGCCCGGCCCGACCTGGGCGTGAGCCTTTCGCACTCCTCCGGCTGGGTCGCCGCGGCGGTCGGCCGGGACCGTGACGTCGGCGTCGACGTACAGACCCCGGTCCGCGCCTCCGACCGGCTGCTGCGCCTGTGCTGTTCGCGTGCGGACGCCGAGGCGCTCGCCGCGATGCCCGAGAACCGGCGCCGAAGCGAGTTCGCCTGGATCTTCACGGTCCAGGAGGCGTGCGTGAAGACGGTGGGTCGCGGGCTCTCCGGCCGCCCCTGGAGCGTCCCGGTGGCTCTCGGCCAACAGGCGGGCGCCTGGGGGAGGGTGAGCTGGCGCGCCCCACGTGAGGGCGAGCCGGTCCCGGTCGGCTGCGCCTGGAACGAGCGCTTGGCGGCGTGCAGTTGA